A single region of the Trichosurus vulpecula isolate mTriVul1 unplaced genomic scaffold, mTriVul1.pri scaffold_213_arrow_ctg1, whole genome shotgun sequence genome encodes:
- the LOC118833322 gene encoding 60S ribosomal protein L10 encodes MGRRPARCYRYCKNKPYPKSRFCRGVPDAKIRIFDLGRKKAKVDEFPLCGHMVSDEYEQLSSEALEAARICANKYMVKSCGKDGFHIRVRLHPFHVIRINKMLSCAGADRLQTGMRGAFGKPQGTVARVHIGQVIMSIRTKVQNKEHVIEALRRAKFKFPGRQKIHISKKWGFTKFNADEFEDMITEKRLIPDGCGVKYIPSRGPLDKWRALHS; translated from the coding sequence ATGGGCCGTCGTCCCGCCCGCTGTTATAGGTACTGTAAAAATAAGCCGTATCCAAAGTCCCGTTTCTGCAGGGGAGTTCCTGATGCCAAGATACGAATCTTTGATCTTggtagaaagaaagcaaaagtggATGAATTTCCACTGTGCGGTCACATGGTGTCAGATGAATATGAACAGCTGTCATCAGAAGCCTTAGAGGCCGCTCGGATCTGTGCCAACAAGTACATGGTGAAGAGTTGTGGCAAGGATGGCTTTCATATTCGTGTGCGGCTACATCCATTTCATGTCATCCGCATCAATAAGATGTTGTCATGTGCTGGGGCTGATAGGCTCCAGACTGGCATGCGGGGAGCTTTTGGGAAGCCCCAGGGCACTGTAGCCCGTGTGCACATTGGCCAAGTTATCATGTCGATTCGAACCAAGGTTCAGAATAAAGAACATGTGATTGAAGCTTTGCGGAGAGCCAAGTTCAAGTTCCCTGGCCGCCAGAAGATCCACATCTCCAAGAAATGGGGTTTCACCAAGTTCAATGCTGATGAATTTGAGGATATGATAACTGAGAAGCGACTCATTCCTGATGGCTGTGGGGTTAAGTACATCCCCAGCCGGGGCCCCTTGGATAAATGGCGGGCACTCCACTCCTGA